A window of Otariodibacter oris genomic DNA:
TGTAATCCTTTTCCTGAACGTTTTTCATAATAATCAAATAATTCTTTATTATAACTATCTACTGCGGTTTTATCTAATTCAGGATAGCTATTTTCATAAAGCATTAACTCTTTAGGTACTCGTGGTTTTAATCCTGGGTCTTGATCTGGATATCCTAGACATAATCCAACTAAAGGGGCACAATATTCAGGTAATTGTAAAAGCTCTGATACTTGTTCAATGTTATTTCTTAATGCACCAATATAAACCCCACCTAGATCTAGCGATTCAGCAGCCAACAGCACATTTTGAGCCATAATTCCAGCATCAACTGCACCAATTATTGTGACTTCAGCCCAATCTAGCTGAGCATCAGGATTAAGCTGATGATGTTTTTGAAAATCAATGCAAAATACTAGAAATTCCGCACATTCTTCAACGTAAGTCATACCCGATGCTT
This region includes:
- the nfsA gene encoding oxygen-insensitive NADPH nitroreductase; translation: MNSKQTVETILSHRSIRKFTNQPISEEVFNTLIDSGRRASSSNHLQAVSIVRVTDPKIRQGIKEASGMTYVEECAEFLVFCIDFQKHHQLNPDAQLDWAEVTIIGAVDAGIMAQNVLLAAESLDLGGVYIGALRNNIEQVSELLQLPEYCAPLVGLCLGYPDQDPGLKPRVPKELMLYENSYPELDKTAVDSYNKELFDYYEKRSGKGLHWQDGIKKALEQPVRPNVLPYLQKQGLLKR